ATGCAAGGATCGTAAGAGTGAATTTTTCGTATTATCTCGAGTGGTTTTGAAAGATCAGCGATCTTTAAACCAACTAAGCACGCCTCATAGCTTCCCATTTGATTTTGCGCATCTTTTGGAGAGGCGTTCCATGTGCTTGGTACGACTGCTTGCCAGTTTGTGATAACACCATCTTTTATGCGGCACCAGTGGCTAAGCGCACCTCTTGGAGCATTGCCTTGAAAATTTCCTTTGTACTCTTTTTTGTTATCGATTACATATTTTGCGCAAGTCTCTTGATCTGATTTTAAATTTTCTACCAAGGCATTAAATGCATCCATTGTGTGCTCTGCTACTACTTTTGCCTCAAGCATACGAGTAGCGGTTCTGCCTAGAGTTGAGAAAACTGCGCTTAGCGGTAAGCCACTCTTTGCTAAAAATTCATCAACTACTTTTTTAACTCTCTCGTTACCTCTAGCGTAGTTTATAACGATACTTGCTATTGGACCTACTTGCATAGGCATGCCATCATATCTTGGTGCTTTGATCCAGCTATATTTGCCTTTTGTATTAAAAAGCTTACTGTGAGCTAGTTTACCCTCGGCGTCTACGCTCTCGCCGTCAATAAGACCTGTGTAGTTCGCCTCAGTCTCGCCGTCATATGGGTGAAGCGCTTTGTCGTTTTTATACCAAGACCTAGTAGCTTCTTCGGTGATTTTATTTTCATCGATATCATAAACCTTGTTAAGATCGCCATTTAAGATATAGCCACCTTTAAATAGATGATCATTTTTGCCTATCAAAAACTCATCGTAGCAGAGTAAATTTGCCACACCAACGTCGTTTAGAACGCTTGGCTCATTACCATAAGCTTTAGCTGCCATCAAGATATCTGGATAGTAAGCTCTATCTACAAATTCTTTGATCTCGGCA
This genomic interval from Campylobacter concisus contains the following:
- a CDS encoding nickel-dependent hydrogenase large subunit, which codes for MSEKRIVIDPITRIEGHLRIEVVVDENNVVKEAYSGSTLWRGLEQIVKGRDPRDAGFFMQRICGVCTYSHYRAGIIAVENALGIKPPLNAELTRTLMNAALYLHDHIVHFYQLHGMDWADVVSALSADVHKASEEAFKYTDLPFATGADKLKEVKERVEAFVKKGNLGPFANAYWGHSTYKFTPEQNLIVLSHYLECLRIQRTAAQMMAIFGAKNPHPQSLTVGGVTCVMDLMDPARMGEYMSKFAEIKEFVDRAYYPDILMAAKAYGNEPSVLNDVGVANLLCYDEFLIGKNDHLFKGGYILNGDLNKVYDIDENKITEEATRSWYKNDKALHPYDGETEANYTGLIDGESVDAEGKLAHSKLFNTKGKYSWIKAPRYDGMPMQVGPIASIVINYARGNERVKKVVDEFLAKSGLPLSAVFSTLGRTATRMLEAKVVAEHTMDAFNALVENLKSDQETCAKYVIDNKKEYKGNFQGNAPRGALSHWCRIKDGVITNWQAVVPSTWNASPKDAQNQMGSYEACLVGLKIADLSKPLEIIRKIHSYDPCIACAVHVMDTKGNDLSTYKINPNL